Proteins from a single region of Hymenobacter aquaticus:
- the rnc gene encoding ribonuclease III, translating into MLRPGQPLPLFGFFRRLLGQDRAFRQAIATVIGRTPDNVRLYHLAFTHSSVVRQQGETARHQSNERLEFLGDAVLGAVVAEYLFRKFPYEQEGFLTELRSRIVNRESLNGLALKIGLDKLVQLDPAQGRAARSRSVNGNALEALVGAIYLDQGYKAARKFVLARLIKPFIDVKSLIETTANFKSKLIEWAQRQGKTIRYDLTGQPRAGGVMEFSATVMLDDEPVATGMGLSKKQAEQLAAERALTVLGV; encoded by the coding sequence ATGCTGCGACCAGGTCAGCCACTCCCGCTCTTCGGATTTTTCCGGCGGCTGCTGGGGCAGGACCGGGCTTTTCGCCAAGCCATTGCTACGGTAATCGGCCGCACGCCTGACAACGTGCGGCTTTACCATTTGGCCTTTACCCACTCCTCGGTGGTGCGGCAGCAGGGCGAAACGGCCCGGCACCAAAGCAACGAGCGGCTGGAGTTCCTCGGCGACGCGGTGCTGGGCGCGGTGGTGGCCGAGTACCTGTTCCGCAAGTTTCCCTACGAGCAGGAAGGCTTCCTCACCGAGCTCCGGTCGCGCATCGTAAACCGGGAAAGTCTGAACGGGCTGGCCCTGAAAATCGGGCTGGACAAGCTCGTGCAGCTCGACCCCGCCCAGGGCCGGGCCGCCCGGTCGCGCTCCGTAAACGGCAACGCCCTGGAAGCCCTGGTGGGCGCTATTTACCTCGACCAGGGGTACAAGGCGGCCCGCAAATTCGTGCTGGCCCGCCTGATCAAGCCGTTTATCGACGTGAAATCGTTGATTGAAACTACGGCCAATTTCAAGAGCAAGCTCATCGAATGGGCCCAGCGCCAGGGTAAAACCATCCGCTACGATTTGACCGGGCAGCCCCGCGCGGGCGGCGTGATGGAGTTTTCGGCCACGGTGATGCTGGACGACGAGCCGGTGGCTACGGGCATGGGCCTATCGAAAAAGCAGGCCGAGCAGCTGGCGGCCGAGCGGGCTTTAACGGTGTTGGGGGTGTAA
- the yidD gene encoding membrane protein insertion efficiency factor YidD, which translates to MSYLFRQLLLGLIWVYRHLISPLTPPSCRYQPTCSAYAAQAVQKYGPWRGGWLALRRIGRCHPWGGHGYDPVP; encoded by the coding sequence ATGTCTTACCTGTTCCGCCAGCTGCTGCTGGGTCTGATCTGGGTGTACCGCCACCTGATTTCGCCGCTGACGCCGCCCAGCTGCCGCTACCAGCCCACGTGCTCGGCCTACGCGGCCCAGGCCGTGCAGAAGTACGGGCCGTGGCGGGGCGGCTGGCTGGCCCTGCGCCGCATCGGCCGCTGCCACCCCTGGGGCGGCCACGGCTACGACCCTGTACCTTAA
- a CDS encoding S46 family peptidase, with amino-acid sequence MLNKLWAKVLLLALLLPAVARADEGMWLPLYVKRLNYADMQKKGLKLTAEEIYDVNNASLKDAIVQLGGFCTGEFVSSQGLLLTNHHCGYDAIQSHSTPENNILEKGFFAANKSEEKTNPGLFVDILVRMEDVTGKVLEGITPQTSEVERSILIQQRQTELANAAKENGQYVAYVRDFFAGNEYYMFVYQRFGDVRLVGAPPEAVGKFGGDTDNWMWPRHTGDFSMFRVYADKNNKPTAGPQADNVPYVPKKHLPVSLQGVNEGDFAMVFGFPGRTQRFLPAAGLQMTLDQTNPARIKLRDTRLKIWKEDSDANPVVRLQYASKYANIANYWKYFIGQNEGMKRLKTVDQKKAEEASLVQWIAADAARGPSYGAALNDINQAYQGLRAYNLSSVYVSEAANGTEIVAFAGRLAPLYKLLQDPKADKAAIQQTVASLRGAAEEHFKDYNAPTDKKVFAALLQLYAADVPKDQQPDVFQTVSKQYGGSMAKYADYVFANSFLASKAKTEAFLAAPTLAKLENDPGFKTWNSVQRNYTQNILPKMQGYQATLARANRSYVAALRAKNADKVYSPDANSTLRLSYGSVRDYSPRDAVDYKFYTTAQGILDKEDNTNPEFVVPKKESELLQAKDYGRFADKDGTLHVAFTTDNDITGGNSGSPVINGRGELIGIAFDGNWEAMTGDLAYDKDLKRCINVDIRYVLWCVEKLGGGKALVDEMTLVNNGPNPGVAPSASGAALLNQLGDADKLKVKADEGKTKVKKKKGKEKEPAAATM; translated from the coding sequence ATGCTAAATAAACTCTGGGCGAAGGTACTGCTGCTGGCGCTGCTGCTGCCCGCCGTGGCCCGCGCCGACGAAGGTATGTGGCTGCCGCTCTACGTGAAGCGCCTCAACTACGCCGACATGCAGAAAAAAGGCCTCAAGCTGACGGCCGAAGAAATCTACGACGTGAACAACGCCAGCCTCAAAGATGCCATTGTGCAGCTGGGCGGCTTTTGCACCGGCGAATTTGTGAGCAGCCAGGGCCTGCTGCTGACCAACCACCACTGCGGCTACGACGCCATTCAGAGCCACAGCACGCCGGAAAACAACATCCTGGAAAAGGGCTTTTTCGCCGCCAACAAAAGCGAGGAAAAAACCAACCCCGGCCTGTTCGTGGACATCCTGGTGCGCATGGAAGACGTGACGGGCAAAGTGCTGGAAGGCATTACGCCCCAGACCTCGGAAGTGGAGCGCAGCATCCTGATTCAGCAGCGCCAGACCGAGCTGGCCAACGCCGCCAAGGAAAACGGCCAGTACGTGGCCTACGTGCGCGACTTTTTCGCCGGCAACGAGTACTACATGTTCGTGTACCAGCGCTTCGGCGACGTACGCCTGGTCGGGGCCCCGCCGGAGGCCGTGGGCAAGTTCGGCGGCGACACCGACAACTGGATGTGGCCCCGCCACACCGGCGACTTCTCGATGTTCCGGGTGTATGCCGACAAGAACAACAAGCCCACCGCCGGCCCCCAGGCCGACAACGTGCCCTACGTGCCCAAAAAGCACTTGCCCGTGAGCTTGCAGGGCGTGAATGAGGGCGACTTTGCCATGGTGTTTGGCTTTCCGGGCCGTACGCAGCGGTTTTTGCCCGCCGCCGGCCTGCAAATGACGCTTGATCAGACCAACCCGGCCCGCATCAAGCTGCGCGACACCCGCCTGAAGATCTGGAAGGAAGACTCGGACGCCAACCCCGTGGTGCGCCTGCAATACGCCTCGAAATACGCCAACATTGCCAACTACTGGAAGTACTTCATCGGGCAGAACGAAGGCATGAAGCGCCTGAAAACCGTGGATCAGAAGAAGGCCGAGGAAGCCTCCCTCGTGCAGTGGATTGCGGCCGACGCCGCGCGCGGCCCCAGCTACGGCGCGGCTCTGAACGACATCAACCAAGCCTACCAGGGCCTGCGCGCCTACAACCTGAGCTCGGTGTACGTGAGTGAAGCGGCCAACGGCACCGAAATAGTGGCCTTTGCCGGCCGCCTGGCTCCGCTCTACAAGCTGCTTCAGGACCCCAAAGCCGACAAGGCCGCCATTCAGCAAACCGTCGCCAGCCTGCGCGGCGCGGCGGAAGAGCACTTCAAGGACTACAACGCCCCGACCGACAAGAAGGTGTTTGCCGCGCTGCTGCAGCTCTACGCCGCCGACGTGCCCAAGGACCAGCAGCCCGACGTGTTCCAGACGGTGAGCAAGCAGTACGGCGGCTCGATGGCGAAGTATGCCGACTACGTGTTTGCCAATTCCTTCCTGGCTTCCAAGGCCAAAACCGAGGCTTTCCTGGCCGCGCCCACGCTGGCCAAGCTGGAAAACGACCCCGGCTTTAAAACCTGGAACTCGGTGCAGCGCAACTACACCCAGAATATTCTGCCCAAAATGCAGGGCTACCAGGCCACGCTGGCCCGCGCCAACCGCTCGTACGTAGCCGCGCTGCGGGCCAAGAATGCCGACAAAGTGTACTCGCCTGACGCCAACTCGACGCTGCGCCTAAGCTACGGCTCGGTGCGCGACTACTCGCCCCGCGACGCGGTAGACTACAAGTTCTACACCACCGCCCAGGGCATTCTGGACAAGGAAGACAATACCAACCCCGAGTTCGTGGTGCCCAAAAAGGAAAGTGAGCTGCTGCAGGCCAAGGACTACGGCCGCTTCGCCGACAAGGACGGCACCCTGCACGTGGCCTTCACCACCGACAACGACATTACCGGCGGCAACTCCGGCTCACCCGTCATCAACGGCCGCGGCGAGCTGATCGGCATTGCCTTCGACGGCAACTGGGAAGCCATGACCGGCGACCTGGCCTACGACAAGGACCTGAAGCGCTGCATCAACGTGGACATTCGCTACGTGCTCTGGTGCGTGGAAAAGCTCGGCGGCGGCAAGGCTCTGGTCGATGAAATGACCTTGGTCAACAACGGCCCGAACCCCGGCGTGGCCCCGTCGGCCAGCGGCGCGGCCCTGCTCAATCAGCTCGGCGACGCCGATAAGCTGAAGGTGAAAGCCGACGAAGGCAAAACCAAGGTTAAGAAGAAGAAAGGCAAGGAAAAAGAGCCGGCCGCCGCCACCATGTAA
- a CDS encoding acyl carrier protein produces MSEIAEKVKAIIIDKLGVEASEVTPEASFTNDLGADSLDTVELIMEFEKEFNVSIPDDQAENIATVGQAVSYLEEHAK; encoded by the coding sequence ATGTCTGAAATTGCAGAAAAAGTAAAAGCCATTATCATTGATAAGCTTGGTGTTGAAGCGTCTGAAGTTACCCCCGAGGCTAGCTTCACGAACGACCTGGGTGCTGATTCCCTGGACACCGTCGAGCTGATCATGGAGTTCGAAAAGGAGTTCAACGTGTCGATTCCCGACGACCAGGCAGAAAACATTGCCACCGTTGGTCAGGCCGTGAGCTACCTGGAAGAGCACGCCAAATAA
- the pyk gene encoding pyruvate kinase has product MEPTPHFNKVKIVATVGPASNTYDKLGMLIREGVDVFRLNFSHGSHEDHLSVINTVRRLNKDMRTNVGLLQDLQGPKIRLGEVEGGAVEIKAGDKIKLVCGEKEITTATRLSTIYLGLARDVKPGDMILIDDGKIELRVLATDRDKEVDVEVIYGGTVKPRKGINLPDSEVSAPSMTEKDIEDLKFGLDNDVDWIALSFARRAEDIRFIKSLIAESGKTARVIAKIETPEGLKNLDEIIALTDAVMVARGDLGVEVKMEEVPMAQKLIVEKCNKAGKPVIVATQMMESMISAPRPTRAETSDVANAVIDGADAVMLSAETAVGAYPAEVIRSMVATILSVETRMPSLFNRWHPITPESPSFMVDSVLSAACHLAKNTGAKAITGMTHRGYTAFQIAKYRPKANIFIFTDNRSLLTTLSLIWGVRGFYYDRMLSTDGTVSDIKYVLTTTGNLNKGDVFINTASMPINEKGKTNMVKVSVA; this is encoded by the coding sequence ATGGAACCAACTCCGCATTTTAATAAAGTCAAAATCGTGGCCACCGTGGGCCCCGCTTCCAACACCTACGACAAGCTGGGCATGCTCATCCGCGAAGGTGTGGACGTGTTTCGCCTCAACTTCTCCCACGGTTCCCACGAAGACCACCTGTCCGTTATCAACACGGTGCGCCGCCTCAACAAGGACATGCGCACCAACGTGGGTTTGCTGCAGGACTTGCAGGGCCCCAAAATCCGGCTGGGTGAAGTGGAAGGCGGCGCGGTGGAAATTAAGGCCGGCGACAAAATCAAGCTGGTGTGCGGCGAAAAGGAAATCACGACGGCTACGCGCCTGAGCACGATTTACCTGGGCCTGGCCCGCGACGTGAAGCCCGGCGACATGATTTTGATTGACGACGGCAAAATCGAGCTGCGCGTGCTGGCCACCGACCGCGACAAAGAGGTGGACGTGGAAGTAATCTACGGCGGTACCGTGAAGCCCCGAAAAGGCATTAACCTGCCGGATTCCGAGGTTTCGGCCCCGTCGATGACGGAGAAGGACATCGAGGACCTGAAGTTCGGCCTGGACAACGATGTGGACTGGATTGCGCTGTCGTTTGCCCGCCGCGCCGAGGACATTCGCTTTATCAAGAGCCTGATTGCCGAGAGCGGCAAAACGGCCCGCGTGATTGCCAAAATCGAGACGCCGGAAGGCCTGAAAAACCTCGACGAAATCATTGCCCTGACCGACGCCGTGATGGTCGCCCGCGGCGACCTGGGTGTGGAAGTGAAGATGGAAGAGGTGCCGATGGCCCAGAAGCTCATCGTGGAGAAGTGCAACAAAGCCGGCAAGCCGGTAATTGTCGCCACCCAGATGATGGAAAGCATGATTTCGGCCCCCCGCCCGACCCGGGCCGAAACCAGCGACGTGGCCAACGCCGTTATCGACGGCGCTGACGCCGTGATGCTGTCGGCCGAAACGGCCGTGGGTGCTTACCCGGCCGAGGTTATCCGCTCGATGGTAGCCACGATTCTGAGCGTGGAAACCCGCATGCCGAGCCTGTTTAACCGCTGGCACCCCATCACGCCCGAGTCGCCCTCGTTCATGGTCGACAGCGTGCTGTCGGCGGCCTGCCACCTGGCCAAAAACACCGGGGCCAAGGCCATTACCGGCATGACCCACCGCGGCTACACCGCTTTCCAGATTGCCAAGTACCGGCCCAAAGCCAACATTTTCATTTTCACCGACAACCGCTCCCTGCTCACCACGCTGAGCCTGATCTGGGGCGTGCGCGGCTTCTACTACGACCGGATGCTGAGCACCGACGGCACGGTGTCGGACATCAAGTACGTGCTGACCACGACCGGCAACCTGAACAAGGGTGACGTGTTCATCAATACTGCTTCGATGCCCATCAACGAGAAAGGCAAAACCAACATGGTGAAGGTCAGCGTGGCGTAG
- the nadE gene encoding NAD(+) synthase — translation MRLAGAALNQIPFDWQHNLRTIKDALDQAKAAGVELLCLPELCLTGYGCEDVFLSDWLSAEALEYLQQIRPWTQGIVVCVGLPVRLDGRTYNTAAVLRDGEILGFAAKQFLANDGVHYEPRFFNSWRAGETSTVTWEGQQWPIGDLVFEHQGVRFGFEICEDAWRPDDERPAARLKGRVDLIVNPSASHFAMSKTDVRYNLVLNASRNFDCTYLYANLLGNEAGRIVYDGEILVARNGHLLHRNQLLSFKEVDMECVDVDFSTPLARAESITPLPTPDEYRELNQALSLALFDYMRKARTRGFVLSLSGGADSCMCAVAVAEMVRLGTQEIGTAEFMRCSGCFTADDIARIAGPVQSWSEQPTGPQEASQTQPDAEQQRQQRAITGHLLTCAYQGTVNSSDDTYTSAKELAESIGAVFYNWGIDEEVTGYVGKIEHALGRELSWQTDDLALQNIQARVRAPAIWLLANVQNALLITTSNRSEASVGYCTMDGDTAGSISPIGGVDKDFVKKWLRWAEAELNYPGLRFVNALQPTAELRPLEDKQTDERDLMPYVLLNRIERLAFYNRLSPQQVYATLVQEETGTDPEQLKTYVKRFYSLWSRNQWKRERFAPAFHLDDYNVDPRSWLRFPILSGGFTHELNSL, via the coding sequence ATGAGACTAGCCGGCGCCGCCCTCAACCAGATACCATTTGACTGGCAACACAACCTGCGCACCATTAAAGATGCCCTGGACCAGGCCAAGGCCGCCGGGGTAGAGCTACTGTGCCTGCCGGAGCTGTGCCTGACCGGTTACGGCTGCGAGGACGTGTTTCTGAGTGACTGGCTGTCGGCGGAGGCGCTGGAGTACTTGCAGCAGATCCGGCCCTGGACCCAGGGTATCGTGGTGTGCGTGGGCTTGCCGGTGCGCCTGGACGGCCGCACCTACAACACGGCCGCCGTGCTGCGCGACGGGGAAATTCTGGGGTTTGCGGCCAAGCAGTTTCTGGCCAACGACGGGGTGCACTACGAGCCCCGCTTTTTCAACTCGTGGCGGGCCGGCGAAACGAGTACCGTAACCTGGGAAGGGCAGCAGTGGCCCATCGGCGACCTGGTGTTTGAGCACCAGGGCGTGCGGTTTGGCTTCGAAATCTGTGAGGATGCGTGGCGGCCCGACGATGAGCGGCCCGCCGCCCGGCTGAAAGGCCGCGTGGATCTGATTGTAAATCCGTCGGCCTCGCACTTTGCCATGAGCAAAACCGACGTGCGCTACAACCTGGTGCTGAATGCCTCGCGCAATTTCGACTGCACCTACCTTTACGCCAACCTGCTCGGCAACGAGGCCGGGCGCATCGTGTACGACGGGGAAATCCTGGTGGCCCGCAACGGGCATTTGCTGCACCGCAACCAGCTGCTGAGCTTCAAGGAAGTCGATATGGAGTGCGTGGACGTGGATTTTAGCACCCCGCTGGCCCGCGCCGAAAGCATCACCCCGCTGCCCACGCCCGACGAGTACCGGGAGCTGAATCAGGCCCTGAGCCTGGCTTTGTTTGACTACATGCGCAAGGCCCGCACCCGGGGCTTCGTGCTCAGCCTCAGCGGCGGCGCCGACTCCTGCATGTGCGCCGTGGCCGTGGCCGAAATGGTGCGGCTGGGCACCCAGGAAATCGGTACGGCCGAGTTTATGCGCTGCTCCGGCTGCTTCACGGCTGATGATATTGCCCGCATTGCCGGTCCGGTTCAGAGTTGGTCTGAGCAGCCGACCGGCCCGCAGGAGGCTTCCCAAACCCAGCCCGACGCCGAGCAGCAGCGGCAGCAGCGCGCCATAACCGGCCACCTGCTCACCTGCGCCTACCAGGGCACCGTCAATTCGTCGGACGACACCTATACCTCGGCCAAAGAGCTGGCCGAGTCCATCGGGGCCGTGTTCTACAACTGGGGCATCGATGAGGAAGTAACCGGCTACGTGGGCAAGATTGAGCACGCCCTGGGCCGGGAGCTGAGCTGGCAAACCGACGATTTGGCCCTGCAGAACATTCAGGCGCGGGTGCGGGCTCCGGCCATCTGGCTGCTGGCCAACGTGCAGAACGCCCTGCTCATCACGACCTCCAACCGCTCGGAGGCCTCCGTGGGCTACTGCACGATGGACGGCGACACGGCCGGCAGCATTTCGCCCATCGGGGGCGTCGATAAGGACTTCGTGAAGAAGTGGCTGCGCTGGGCCGAAGCCGAGCTGAATTACCCCGGCCTGCGCTTCGTGAATGCCCTGCAACCTACCGCCGAGCTGCGGCCCCTGGAAGACAAGCAGACCGACGAGCGGGATTTGATGCCCTACGTGCTGCTCAACCGCATCGAGCGGCTGGCGTTTTACAACCGCCTCAGCCCGCAGCAGGTGTATGCGACCCTAGTGCAGGAAGAAACGGGCACCGACCCCGAGCAGCTCAAAACCTACGTGAAGCGCTTCTACTCGCTCTGGTCGCGCAACCAGTGGAAGCGGGAGCGGTTTGCCCCGGCGTTCCACCTCGACGACTACAACGTGGACCCCCGCTCGTGGCTGCGCTTCCCGATTCTGAGCGGCGGCTTCACCCACGAGCTCAACAGCCTGTAG
- the lgt gene encoding prolipoprotein diacylglyceryl transferase gives MLAFITWDVSPIIAHLGPLTLRWYGLLFMSGFVFGTFILSHIYKSERVSPHWVDVITIYMLVGTVVGARLGHCLFYDPAHYLANPIEILKIWEGGLASHGATIGILLACWLFARNNKFDYLWVLDRIVIVVALGGAMIRFGNLMNSEIVGEPTDKPWAFVFVHDAEHLVPVTRPLPAGAVQVAAEPRMLEDGTRTYRLLPDQPVAPDSPMAVPRHPTQIYEALFCLVLLSILYTMWNRTKEHTPRGLLFGLFVVFLFSQRFLGEYLKENQVSFENNLPLNMGQILSIPLILVGLWVLWRAGKNPNNPYGYAPRDLGQHEDKDKPVAKVR, from the coding sequence ATGCTTGCTTTCATCACCTGGGACGTGTCGCCCATCATTGCCCACCTCGGCCCGCTGACGCTGCGCTGGTACGGGCTGCTGTTTATGTCGGGCTTCGTGTTCGGCACCTTTATTCTGTCGCACATCTACAAGTCGGAGCGGGTGTCGCCACATTGGGTCGATGTCATTACCATCTACATGCTGGTGGGCACGGTGGTGGGCGCCCGGCTGGGGCACTGCCTGTTTTACGACCCTGCGCACTACCTGGCCAACCCCATCGAAATCCTGAAAATCTGGGAGGGCGGCTTGGCCAGCCACGGTGCCACCATCGGCATTCTGTTGGCCTGCTGGCTGTTTGCCCGCAACAACAAGTTCGATTACCTCTGGGTGCTCGACCGGATTGTAATTGTGGTGGCGCTGGGCGGGGCCATGATTCGGTTTGGCAACCTGATGAACTCCGAAATCGTGGGCGAGCCGACCGATAAGCCCTGGGCCTTCGTGTTTGTGCACGATGCCGAGCACCTTGTGCCCGTAACCCGGCCGCTGCCGGCCGGTGCGGTGCAGGTAGCCGCCGAGCCTCGGATGCTGGAGGATGGCACCCGCACGTACCGGCTGCTGCCCGACCAGCCCGTCGCCCCCGATTCGCCGATGGCCGTGCCGCGCCACCCCACCCAGATTTACGAGGCGCTGTTTTGTTTGGTGCTGCTCTCCATTCTCTACACCATGTGGAACCGCACCAAGGAGCATACGCCGCGGGGCCTGCTGTTTGGCCTGTTCGTCGTGTTCCTGTTTTCGCAGCGCTTCCTGGGCGAGTATCTGAAGGAAAACCAGGTGTCCTTCGAAAACAATCTACCGCTGAACATGGGCCAGATTCTGAGCATTCCGCTGATCCTGGTGGGACTCTGGGTGCTGTGGCGGGCCGGTAAAAACCCCAACAACCCCTACGGCTACGCCCCGCGCGACCTGGGCCAGCACGAAGACAAAGACAAGCCGGTGGCCAAAGTCCGCTAG
- the fabF gene encoding beta-ketoacyl-ACP synthase II, with amino-acid sequence MSLRRVVVTGLGAITPLGKNVAEFWDGLSRGVSGAAAITRFDASKFKTRFACEVKDYNPDAYFPPREGRKMDLFTQFAVIASDEAIKDANLEGVNKDRVGVIWGSGIGGLKTFQEECFNFAKGDGTPRYNPFFIPKMIADSSSGNISIKNGFRGPNFVTTSACASASDAIVAAYNYIRLGMADVAVTGGSEAAITEAGVGGFNALRAMSERNDDPLTGSRPYDKDRDGFVLGEGSGALVVEEYEHAKARGAKIYAEIIGGGLSSDAYHITAPDPTGEGVVLVMQNALRDAGIAPEEVDYINTHGTSTPLGDGAEIKAIQKVFGEHAYNLNISSTKSMTGHLLGGAGGIEALASILAIQHGIVPPTINHFTDDPELDARLNFTFNEAQKRDVTVAMSNTFGFGGHNTSVVFRKLRD; translated from the coding sequence ATGTCTCTTCGGAGAGTTGTTGTGACCGGCCTTGGTGCCATTACCCCGCTTGGCAAGAACGTCGCCGAATTTTGGGACGGGCTGTCGCGCGGTGTAAGCGGTGCGGCCGCCATCACCCGCTTCGACGCCAGCAAGTTCAAAACGCGCTTTGCCTGCGAGGTCAAAGACTACAATCCTGATGCCTACTTCCCGCCCAGGGAAGGCCGGAAAATGGACCTGTTTACGCAGTTTGCCGTCATTGCCAGCGACGAAGCCATCAAGGATGCCAACCTGGAAGGCGTCAACAAGGACCGCGTCGGGGTTATCTGGGGCTCGGGCATTGGGGGCCTGAAAACCTTCCAGGAGGAGTGCTTCAACTTCGCCAAGGGCGACGGTACCCCGCGCTATAACCCGTTCTTCATTCCGAAGATGATTGCCGACAGCTCGTCGGGGAACATCTCGATTAAGAACGGCTTCCGGGGCCCCAACTTCGTGACGACTTCGGCCTGCGCCTCCGCGTCCGACGCCATCGTGGCGGCTTACAATTACATCCGCCTGGGGATGGCCGACGTGGCCGTGACCGGCGGCTCGGAAGCGGCCATCACCGAGGCGGGCGTGGGTGGCTTCAACGCTCTGCGCGCCATGAGCGAGCGGAACGATGACCCGCTGACCGGCTCGCGGCCCTACGACAAGGACCGGGATGGGTTCGTGCTGGGCGAAGGCAGCGGCGCTTTGGTGGTCGAGGAATACGAGCACGCCAAGGCCCGCGGCGCCAAGATCTACGCCGAAATCATCGGCGGCGGCTTGTCGTCGGATGCTTACCACATTACCGCTCCCGACCCCACGGGCGAAGGCGTGGTGCTGGTGATGCAGAACGCTTTGCGGGATGCTGGCATCGCGCCAGAAGAGGTGGACTACATCAACACTCACGGCACGAGCACGCCGCTGGGCGACGGGGCCGAAATCAAGGCTATTCAGAAAGTGTTCGGGGAGCACGCCTACAACCTCAACATCAGCTCGACCAAAAGCATGACCGGCCATTTGCTGGGCGGCGCGGGCGGGATTGAGGCGCTGGCCAGCATTCTGGCTATCCAGCACGGCATCGTGCCCCCAACCATCAACCACTTCACCGACGACCCCGAGCTGGACGCCCGCCTGAACTTCACGTTCAACGAGGCCCAGAAGCGGGACGTGACGGTGGCCATGAGCAACACCTTCGGGTTTGGCGGCCACAACACGTCGGTGGTGTTCCGCAAGCTGCGCGACTAA
- a CDS encoding RNA polymerase sigma factor, with translation MYTLPLPIVQGAAAPAAPGPAAAADAELVAQLQQGSEAAFRTLVERYQNRIYRTVLSLLRSPEEAEDVAQEVFVEVYQTIGRFRGEAALSTWLYRLATSRALKNRRRARAQKRFAYFTSLLGFDNQVLHEPADQGHPQAQLEEQQQLTLLLALIDRLPEQQQVAFTLRHEQELSYEEIAAVLNTTVPAVESLLFRARRTLRHHLSPALRHV, from the coding sequence GTGTACACCCTTCCGCTGCCTATCGTTCAGGGCGCTGCCGCGCCTGCGGCCCCGGGCCCTGCCGCTGCTGCCGACGCCGAGTTGGTAGCGCAGCTGCAGCAGGGCAGTGAAGCCGCGTTTCGCACGCTGGTGGAGCGGTACCAAAACCGGATTTACCGCACGGTATTGTCCCTGCTCCGCTCGCCGGAGGAGGCGGAAGATGTGGCCCAGGAAGTTTTCGTGGAGGTGTACCAGACCATTGGCCGGTTTCGGGGCGAGGCGGCCCTGAGCACCTGGCTTTACCGGCTGGCCACTTCCCGGGCCCTGAAAAACCGTCGGCGGGCCCGGGCCCAGAAGCGCTTCGCTTACTTCACCAGCCTGCTGGGCTTCGACAACCAGGTGCTGCACGAGCCGGCCGACCAGGGGCACCCGCAGGCGCAGCTGGAAGAGCAGCAGCAACTAACGCTTTTGCTGGCCCTGATTGACCGCCTGCCCGAGCAGCAGCAGGTGGCCTTTACGCTGCGCCACGAGCAGGAGCTGAGCTACGAGGAAATAGCCGCCGTGCTCAACACGACCGTGCCGGCGGTGGAATCCCTGCTGTTCCGGGCCCGCAGAACCCTTCGTCATCACCTTTCTCCTGCCTTGCGTCATGTCTAA
- a CDS encoding IPExxxVDY family protein — protein MKTLTLDVDYDCDFDLFGIVSSSREHKLAWTLNSSLRLRLVKQQDLIYDLFSQGRLVISNYLHATENSTLRLLRNRSVDPSPLKKPFLAPDIKEYDYLIQVSNGAGPLAPEELLEQLTRLPEVQYACQFDPNTLKFKENLLF, from the coding sequence ATGAAAACGCTCACACTGGACGTAGACTACGATTGTGACTTCGACTTGTTCGGCATTGTGTCGTCGAGCCGGGAGCACAAGCTGGCCTGGACGCTCAACAGTTCGCTGCGCCTGCGCCTGGTAAAGCAGCAGGATTTGATCTACGATTTATTTTCCCAGGGGCGTTTGGTCATCAGCAATTACCTGCACGCCACCGAAAACAGCACCCTGCGCCTGCTGCGCAACCGCTCCGTGGACCCCTCCCCGCTCAAGAAACCCTTCCTGGCCCCCGACATCAAGGAGTACGACTACCTGATTCAGGTCAGCAACGGGGCCGGGCCGCTGGCCCCGGAGGAGCTGCTGGAGCAGCTGACCCGCCTGCCGGAGGTGCAGTACGCCTGCCAATTCGACCCGAATACGTTAAAATTCAAAGAAAATCTGCTCTTTTGA